In Fusobacterium canifelinum, a genomic segment contains:
- the lgt gene encoding prolipoprotein diacylglyceryl transferase, giving the protein MNPVFLKIGSIELHYYGLMYAVAFFVGISLGKKIAKERNFDLDLVENYAFVAIISGLIGGRLYYVLFNLPYYLQNPLEIPAVWHGGMAIHGGILGGIVGTFIFAKIKKINPLILGDFAAGPFILGQAIGRIGNFMNGEVHGVPTFTPFSVIFNLKPKFYEWYNYYQTLSISDKANYPELVPWGVVFPSSSPAGSEFPNLALHPAMLYEMILNLIGFFIIWFILRKKENKAPGYLWWWYIIIYSINRIIVSFFRVEDLMFFNFRAPHVISIILIAVSIFFLKKDNKKTF; this is encoded by the coding sequence ATGAATCCAGTATTTTTAAAAATAGGTTCTATTGAATTACATTACTATGGACTTATGTATGCAGTAGCATTTTTTGTTGGTATTAGTCTTGGAAAAAAAATTGCAAAAGAAAGAAATTTTGATCTTGATTTAGTTGAAAATTACGCTTTTGTTGCTATTATTTCAGGTCTTATAGGTGGAAGACTTTACTATGTTTTATTCAATCTTCCTTATTATTTACAAAATCCTCTTGAAATTCCTGCTGTTTGGCATGGTGGAATGGCAATACATGGAGGTATATTAGGAGGAATTGTTGGAACATTTATCTTTGCAAAAATAAAAAAAATAAATCCTTTAATTTTAGGAGATTTTGCAGCAGGCCCATTTATTTTGGGACAAGCTATTGGTAGAATAGGAAATTTTATGAACGGAGAAGTTCATGGAGTTCCAACTTTTACACCATTTTCAGTTATATTTAATTTAAAACCAAAATTTTATGAATGGTATAACTACTATCAAACATTATCTATTTCAGATAAAGCAAATTATCCTGAACTTGTTCCTTGGGGAGTTGTATTCCCTAGTTCATCTCCTGCTGGAAGTGAATTTCCTAACTTAGCATTACATCCAGCTATGTTATATGAGATGATTTTAAACCTAATTGGTTTCTTTATAATTTGGTTTATTTTGAGAAAGAAAGAAAATAAAGCACCTGGCTATTTGTGGTGGTGGTATATAATAATCTATTCAATAAATAGAATCATAGTTAGTTTCTTTAGAGTTGAAGATTTAATGTTCTTTAATTTTAGAGCACCTCATGTAATAAGTATTATACTAATTGCAGTTTCAATTTTCTTCTTAAAAAAAGATAACAAAAAAACATTTTAA
- a CDS encoding Glu/Leu/Phe/Val family dehydrogenase, with product MSKETLNPLASGQQQVKKACDALGLDPAVYELLKEPQRIIEISIPVKMDDGSIKTFKGYRSAHNDAVGPYKGGIRFHQNVNSDEVKALSLWMSIKCQVTGIPYGGGKGGITVDPSELSQRELEQLSRGWVRGMWKYLGEKVDIPAPDVNTNGQIMAWMQDEYNKLSGEQTIGVFTGKPLSYGGSQGRNEATGFGVAVTMREAFKALGKDLKGATVAVQGFGNVGKFSVKNIMKLGGKVVAVAEFEKGKGAFAVYKEAGFTFEELEAAKAAGSLTKVAGAKEISMDEFWSLNVEAIAPCALENAITNHEAELIKAGIICEGANGPITPEADEVLYKKGIVVTPDVLTNAGGVTVSYFEWVQNIYGYYWTEKEVEEKEERAMVDAFTPIWALKKEFDGKGQPISFRQATYMKSIKRIAEAMKIRGWY from the coding sequence ATGAGTAAAGAAACTTTAAACCCATTAGCAAGCGGACAACAACAAGTTAAAAAAGCATGTGATGCTTTAGGATTGGATCCAGCAGTATATGAATTATTAAAGGAACCTCAAAGAATAATAGAAATTTCTATTCCTGTAAAAATGGATGATGGCTCTATAAAGACATTTAAAGGATACAGATCAGCTCATAATGATGCAGTAGGTCCTTACAAAGGAGGAATAAGATTCCACCAAAATGTTAATTCTGATGAAGTAAAAGCTCTTTCTTTATGGATGAGTATTAAATGTCAAGTAACTGGAATCCCTTATGGAGGAGGAAAAGGTGGAATTACTGTAGACCCTTCTGAATTATCTCAAAGAGAATTAGAACAATTATCAAGAGGATGGGTAAGAGGAATGTGGAAATACTTAGGTGAAAAAGTAGACATTCCTGCTCCAGATGTAAATACAAATGGACAAATTATGGCTTGGATGCAAGATGAATACAATAAATTAAGTGGAGAACAAACTATTGGTGTATTCACTGGAAAACCTTTATCTTATGGAGGATCTCAAGGAAGAAATGAAGCAACTGGATTTGGTGTTGCTGTAACTATGAGAGAAGCTTTCAAAGCATTAGGAAAAGATCTTAAAGGTGCAACAGTTGCAGTTCAAGGTTTTGGAAATGTTGGAAAATTCAGTGTTAAAAATATAATGAAATTAGGTGGAAAAGTTGTAGCAGTTGCTGAATTTGAAAAAGGAAAAGGAGCATTTGCTGTATATAAAGAAGCTGGATTTACATTTGAAGAATTAGAAGCTGCTAAAGCTGCTGGAAGCTTAACAAAAGTTGCTGGAGCAAAAGAAATATCTATGGATGAATTCTGGTCTTTAAATGTTGAAGCTATCGCTCCATGTGCATTAGAAAATGCTATTACTAACCATGAAGCTGAATTAATAAAAGCTGGAATCATTTGTGAAGGAGCAAACGGACCAATAACTCCAGAAGCTGATGAAGTTCTTTATAAAAAAGGTATAGTAGTTACTCCTGACGTTTTAACAAATGCTGGTGGAGTTACAGTATCTTACTTTGAATGGGTTCAAAATATCTATGGATACTATTGGACAGAAAAAGAAGTTGAAGAAAAAGAAGAAAGAGCAATGGTTGATGCATTCACACCTATATGGGCATTAAAGAAAGAATTTGATGGAAAAGGACAACCTATTTCTTTCAGACAAGCTACTTATATGAAATCTATTAAGAGAATAGCTGAAGCTATGAAAATTAGAGGATGGTACTAA
- a CDS encoding 2-hydroxyacid dehydrogenase, with protein sequence MKVLFYGVREVEVPLFHEQNKKFGYDLELIPDYLNSKETAEKAKGFECVVLRGNCFATKEVLDMYKEYGVKYLFTRTVGTNHIDVKYAKELGFKLAYVPFYSPNAIAELAVSLAMSLLRHLPYTAEKFNKRDFTVDKNMFSREVRNCTVGVVGLGRIGFTAAKLFKGLGANVIGYDMFPKTGVEDIVTQVSMDELIAKSDIITLHAPFIKENGKIVTKEFLSKMKENSILINTARGELMDLEAVVNALESGHLAAAGIDTIEGEVNYFFKNFSNDEAKFKLEYPLFNRLLDLYPRVLVTPHVGSYTDEAASNMIETSLENLKEYLDTGACKNDIKA encoded by the coding sequence ATGAAAGTTTTATTTTATGGTGTAAGAGAAGTTGAAGTACCTTTATTTCATGAACAAAATAAGAAATTTGGTTATGATTTAGAATTAATTCCTGATTATCTTAACAGCAAAGAAACTGCTGAAAAAGCAAAAGGTTTTGAATGTGTTGTTCTTCGTGGAAACTGTTTTGCAACAAAAGAAGTATTAGATATGTATAAAGAATATGGAGTAAAATATCTATTTACTAGAACAGTTGGAACTAACCATATTGATGTAAAATATGCAAAGGAATTAGGATTCAAATTAGCTTATGTTCCATTCTATTCTCCAAATGCAATAGCTGAATTAGCTGTTTCATTAGCTATGTCTTTATTAAGACACTTACCTTATACTGCTGAAAAATTTAATAAAAGAGATTTTACAGTTGATAAGAATATGTTTTCAAGAGAAGTTAGAAACTGTACTGTTGGTGTAGTTGGACTTGGAAGAATTGGATTTACTGCTGCAAAATTGTTTAAAGGTTTAGGAGCAAATGTTATTGGATATGATATGTTCCCTAAAACTGGTGTAGAAGATATAGTTACACAAGTTTCTATGGATGAATTAATAGCTAAAAGTGATATTATAACTTTACATGCTCCATTTATTAAAGAAAATGGAAAAATTGTTACAAAAGAATTTTTAAGTAAAATGAAAGAAAATTCTATATTAATTAATACTGCAAGAGGAGAATTAATGGATTTAGAAGCTGTTGTTAATGCTCTTGAAAGTGGACATCTTGCAGCTGCTGGTATAGATACTATTGAAGGAGAAGTTAATTACTTCTTTAAAAACTTCTCAAATGATGAAGCTAAATTTAAATTAGAATATCCTCTATTCAATAGATTACTAGATTTATATCCAAGAGTTTTAGTAACTCCTCATGTTGGTTCTTACACTGATGAAGCTGCTTCAAACATGATAGAAACTTCATTAGAAAACTTAAAAGAATACTTAGATACTGGTGCTTGTAAAAACGATATAAAAGCATAG
- a CDS encoding esterase/lipase family protein codes for MKKIFKILFFIILLSILILWLVKIFLLTHKYQVKYYNEDKIEKDIVITFNGIYGYEKQLRFIDEKLAEDGYTVVNIQYPTVNDNIVEMTEKYIVPNIEEQVKKLNEINLERKAKNLPELKIHFVVHSMGTCLLRYYLKENKLDSLGKVVFITPPSHGSQLSDNPIADLIPYFIGPAVKDMKTNENSFVNQLGNPNYPCYILIGDSSNNFLFSMFIKGEDDGMIPLATAGLEGASLKTIKNTTHTSILENQETVDEILKFLKD; via the coding sequence ATGAAGAAAATTTTTAAAATTTTATTTTTTATTATATTGTTGTCCATTTTGATATTATGGTTAGTGAAGATCTTTTTATTAACTCATAAATATCAAGTAAAATACTATAATGAAGATAAGATAGAAAAGGATATAGTTATAACTTTCAATGGAATCTATGGCTATGAAAAACAGTTAAGATTTATAGATGAAAAATTAGCAGAAGATGGCTATACTGTTGTAAATATTCAATATCCTACTGTTAATGATAATATAGTGGAGATGACTGAGAAATATATAGTTCCAAATATTGAAGAACAAGTAAAAAAGCTAAATGAAATTAATTTGGAAAGAAAAGCTAAAAATCTTCCTGAATTAAAAATACATTTTGTAGTTCATTCTATGGGGACTTGTCTACTTAGATATTACTTAAAGGAGAATAAATTAGATAGTTTAGGAAAGGTTGTTTTTATTACTCCTCCTTCACATGGAAGTCAGTTATCAGATAATCCTATTGCAGATTTGATACCATATTTTATAGGTCCTGCTGTTAAAGATATGAAAACTAATGAAAACAGTTTTGTTAATCAACTAGGAAATCCTAATTATCCTTGCTATATCTTAATAGGAGATAGTTCCAATAACTTTCTTTTCTCTATGTTTATAAAGGGTGAAGATGACGGAATGATTCCTTTAGCAACTGCTGGATTAGAAGGAGCTTCTCTAAAAACTATAAAAAATACTACTCATACAAGTATTTTAGAAAATCAAGAAACAGTTGATGAGATCTTAAAATTTTTAAAAGATTAA
- the upp gene encoding uracil phosphoribosyltransferase, which produces MSVIEVNHPLIEHKMTILRSVDTDTKSFRENLNEIAKLMTYEATKKLKLEVTEVTTPLMKTQAYTLQDKVALVPILRAGLGMVDGILDLIPTAKVGHVGVYRNEETLEPVYYYCKLPTDIASRKVILVDPMLATGGSAVYAIDYLKEQGVTDIIFMCLVAAPDGIAKLLNKHPDVPIYTAKIDQGLNENGYIYPGLGDCGDRIFGTK; this is translated from the coding sequence ATGTCAGTAATTGAAGTTAATCACCCACTTATTGAGCATAAGATGACTATTCTTAGAAGTGTGGATACAGACACAAAATCATTTAGAGAAAATTTAAATGAAATAGCAAAGCTTATGACTTATGAAGCAACAAAAAAATTAAAACTAGAGGTAACAGAAGTAACTACACCATTGATGAAAACACAAGCTTACACTTTACAAGACAAGGTTGCATTGGTTCCTATACTTAGGGCAGGGCTTGGAATGGTTGATGGAATACTAGATTTAATTCCTACTGCAAAAGTTGGACATGTAGGAGTTTATAGAAATGAAGAAACTCTTGAACCAGTTTACTACTATTGTAAATTACCAACTGATATAGCATCAAGAAAAGTTATATTAGTTGACCCTATGCTAGCAACTGGTGGTTCAGCAGTCTATGCTATTGATTATTTAAAAGAGCAAGGAGTAACAGACATAATATTTATGTGTTTAGTTGCTGCTCCAGATGGAATAGCTAAACTATTAAATAAACATCCAGATGTACCTATTTATACAGCTAAAATAGACCAAGGTTTAAATGAAAATGGATATATCTATCCAGGACTTGGAGATTGTGGAGATAGAATATTTGGAACAAAATAA
- a CDS encoding type B 50S ribosomal protein L31, which translates to MKKGIHPEFDLVVFEDMAGNQFLTRSTKVPKETTTFEGKEYPVIKVAVSSKSHPFYTGEQRFVDTAGRVDKFNKKFNLGKK; encoded by the coding sequence ATGAAAAAAGGAATACATCCTGAATTTGATCTTGTTGTTTTTGAAGATATGGCTGGTAACCAATTCTTAACTAGATCTACAAAAGTACCAAAAGAAACAACAACTTTCGAAGGAAAAGAATATCCAGTAATAAAAGTAGCTGTTAGCTCAAAATCACACCCATTCTATACTGGAGAACAAAGATTTGTTGATACAGCTGGAAGAGTTGACAAATTTAATAAGAAATTCAACTTGGGTAAAAAATAA
- a CDS encoding RNA polymerase sigma factor, with the protein MDFDNIYEEYFDRVYYKVLSVVKNDDDAEDICQETFISVYKNLSKFREESNIYTWIYRIAINKTYDFFKKRKLEFEINDDVLSLPEDVNFDTKVILEEKLKLISEKEKEIVVLKDIYGYKLKEIAEMKKMNLSTVKSVYYKALKDMGGN; encoded by the coding sequence ATGGATTTTGATAACATTTATGAAGAATATTTTGATAGAGTTTATTATAAAGTTTTAAGTGTTGTCAAAAATGATGATGATGCTGAGGATATTTGCCAAGAGACTTTTATAAGTGTATATAAAAATTTAAGTAAATTTAGAGAAGAAAGTAATATATATACTTGGATATATAGAATTGCAATTAATAAGACATATGACTTTTTCAAAAAGAGAAAGTTGGAATTTGAAATAAATGATGATGTTTTATCTTTACCAGAAGATGTCAATTTTGATACTAAGGTAATTCTTGAAGAGAAATTAAAGTTAATTTCTGAGAAAGAAAAGGAAATTGTTGTTCTTAAAGATATTTATGGATATAAATTAAAAGAGATTGCAGAAATGAAAAAAATGAACTTATCAACTGTAAAATCTGTGTATTATAAAGCACTTAAAGATATGGGAGGAAATTAA
- the ispG gene encoding flavodoxin-dependent (E)-4-hydroxy-3-methylbut-2-enyl-diphosphate synthase: MERKTRVVKVADLKIGGNNPIIIQSMTNTNSADVEATVKQINELEKAGCQLVRMTINNIKAAEAIKEIKKKVNLPLVADIHFDYRLALLAIENGIDKLRINPGNIGSDENVKKVVEAAKEKNIPIRIGVNSGSIEKEILEKYGKPSVDALVESAMYHVRLLEKFEFFDIIISLKSSNVKMMVEAYRKISSLVDYPLHLGVTEAGTKFQGTVKSAIGIGALLVDGIGDTLRVSLTENPVEEIKVAKEILKVLDLSDEGVEIISCPTCGRTEIDLIELAKQVEEEFETEKNKFKIAVMGCVVNGPGEAREADYGIAAGRGIGILFKKGEIIKKVSENNLLEELKKMISEDLENKKN; encoded by the coding sequence ATGGAAAGAAAAACGAGAGTTGTAAAAGTTGCAGATTTGAAAATAGGTGGAAATAATCCAATAATTATTCAATCTATGACTAATACAAACTCAGCTGATGTAGAAGCAACAGTAAAACAAATAAATGAACTAGAAAAAGCAGGTTGTCAACTTGTCAGAATGACAATAAATAATATAAAAGCAGCAGAAGCAATAAAAGAAATTAAGAAGAAAGTGAATCTACCTTTGGTTGCAGATATACATTTTGATTATAGATTGGCACTTTTAGCTATTGAAAATGGTATTGATAAGTTAAGAATTAATCCAGGAAATATTGGCTCAGATGAAAATGTAAAAAAGGTTGTTGAAGCTGCAAAAGAAAAAAATATTCCTATTAGAATAGGAGTTAACTCTGGCTCAATAGAAAAAGAAATTTTAGAAAAATATGGAAAACCTTCTGTAGATGCTTTGGTTGAAAGTGCTATGTATCATGTTAGATTACTTGAAAAATTTGAATTTTTTGATATAATAATATCATTAAAATCAAGTAATGTTAAAATGATGGTAGAGGCATATAGAAAAATTAGTTCACTCGTTGACTATCCGTTACATTTAGGAGTTACTGAAGCAGGTACAAAATTCCAAGGAACAGTAAAATCTGCAATAGGTATAGGAGCCTTATTAGTAGATGGTATTGGAGATACTTTAAGGGTTTCTTTAACTGAAAATCCTGTGGAAGAAATAAAAGTAGCTAAAGAGATTTTAAAAGTTTTAGATTTATCTGATGAAGGTGTTGAGATAATATCTTGCCCTACTTGTGGAAGAACAGAAATTGATTTAATAGAACTAGCAAAACAAGTTGAAGAAGAATTTGAGACTGAAAAAAATAAATTCAAAATAGCTGTTATGGGTTGTGTAGTAAATGGACCAGGAGAAGCAAGAGAAGCTGATTATGGTATAGCAGCTGGTAGAGGAATAGGAATACTATTTAAAAAAGGAGAAATAATAAAAAAAGTTTCTGAAAATAATTTGTTGGAGGAATTAAAAAAAATGATAAGTGAAGATTTAGAAAATAAAAAAAATTAA
- a CDS encoding peptidoglycan DD-metalloendopeptidase family protein has protein sequence MKKIVRKTMGYTLILAIVVFSFRLYMVSSKEVFDNELFTDYFQVDEAGNGGLELATSNFTTFEKEYNFVKEEVVEKKEEKPPVPQKRAEKITYKVQKKDTVKAIAKKFGIKPETIMINNKTAMDNKLKAGEVLTFPSIDGLYYKLQKNETLAKVSKKYGVKVVDIVDYNNINPKKLKAGTTLFLKGVTLKKYKDVEQRLIAAQQAKEEQKKAKGQKGKGKKGGGPAPPDTGGGDDGGAPVSYSGEGFAFPVRYAGVSSPFGNRYHPVLKRYILHTGVDLVAKYVPLRASKAGVVTFAGNMSGYGKIIIIRHDNGYETRYAHLSVISTNVGEHVNKGDLIGKTGNSGRTTGAHLHFEIRHNGVPKNPMKYLQ, from the coding sequence ATGAAAAAAATTGTTAGGAAAACAATGGGCTATACATTGATTCTAGCTATTGTTGTGTTCTCTTTTAGACTATATATGGTTTCCAGTAAAGAAGTATTTGATAATGAATTGTTTACAGATTACTTTCAAGTAGATGAGGCTGGAAATGGGGGATTAGAATTAGCTACAAGTAACTTTACTACTTTTGAAAAAGAATATAATTTTGTAAAAGAAGAAGTTGTAGAAAAGAAAGAAGAAAAACCACCTGTTCCACAAAAAAGAGCAGAAAAAATAACGTATAAAGTACAAAAAAAAGATACTGTTAAAGCTATTGCAAAGAAATTTGGTATTAAACCAGAAACAATTATGATTAATAATAAAACTGCTATGGATAATAAATTAAAAGCTGGAGAAGTTTTAACTTTCCCATCAATAGATGGACTTTACTATAAACTTCAAAAAAATGAAACACTTGCAAAAGTTTCTAAAAAATATGGAGTAAAGGTTGTAGATATTGTTGATTATAATAATATTAATCCTAAAAAATTAAAAGCAGGAACAACTTTATTCTTGAAAGGTGTAACATTAAAGAAATATAAAGATGTTGAACAAAGGCTTATAGCTGCTCAACAAGCAAAAGAGGAACAGAAAAAAGCCAAGGGACAAAAAGGTAAAGGTAAAAAAGGAGGAGGTCCTGCCCCACCAGATACTGGAGGAGGAGATGATGGAGGAGCACCAGTTTCATACTCTGGAGAAGGTTTTGCATTCCCTGTTAGGTATGCAGGTGTATCTAGTCCATTTGGAAATAGATACCATCCAGTTTTAAAAAGATATATACTACATACAGGTGTTGACTTAGTTGCTAAATATGTTCCACTTAGAGCTTCTAAGGCAGGAGTTGTAACTTTTGCTGGAAATATGAGTGGTTATGGAAAAATAATAATAATTAGACATGATAATGGATATGAAACTAGATATGCCCATCTAAGTGTAATCTCAACTAATGTTGGGGAACATGTAAATAAGGGAGACTTAATAGGAAAAACCGGAAATTCAGGTCGTACAACAGGAGCACATTTACACTTTGAAATTAGACATAATGGAGTTCCTAAGAATCCTATGAAATATTTACAATAA
- the rho gene encoding transcription termination factor Rho, producing MDILNKLLLKDLQEIAKVMEIEVSVGQKKDELKKLILHSLEENNTELAYGILDTAPEGFGFLKETTLGKNIYMSASQIKRFKLRRGDQVLGEVRKPIGEEKNFAIRRVLKANDNDLAALESRIPYEELIPTYPTEQFKLGIEQDNISGRILDLISPIGKGQRALIIAPPKAGKTTFISSIANALIEGQKDSEVWILLIDERPEEVTDIKENVEGATVFASTFDDDPKNHIKVTEEIIEKAKMKVEDGENVVILLDSLTRLARAYNIVMPSSGKLLSGGIDPTALYHPKNFFGAARNIKDGGSLTIIATILVDTGSKMDEVIYEEFKSTGNCDIYLDRQLAEFRIFPAIDITKSGTRKEELLLNKGQIDDIWKLRRLLNDYDNKVSATSALIKAIKTTRNNDELLTQLPKVLYK from the coding sequence ATGGATATTTTAAATAAACTTCTTTTAAAAGACTTACAAGAAATAGCGAAGGTTATGGAAATAGAAGTAAGTGTAGGACAAAAGAAAGATGAATTAAAAAAGTTAATATTACATTCCCTTGAAGAAAATAATACAGAACTTGCCTATGGTATCTTGGATACAGCACCAGAAGGCTTTGGTTTTTTAAAAGAAACAACATTGGGAAAAAATATCTATATGTCAGCTTCACAAATAAAAAGATTTAAACTTAGAAGAGGTGATCAGGTCTTAGGTGAAGTTAGAAAACCAATAGGTGAAGAAAAGAATTTTGCAATAAGAAGAGTCTTAAAGGCTAACGATAATGACTTAGCAGCATTAGAAAGTAGAATTCCTTATGAGGAATTAATCCCAACTTATCCAACAGAACAATTTAAACTTGGTATAGAACAGGATAATATTTCTGGGAGAATATTAGATTTGATTTCTCCAATAGGGAAAGGACAAAGAGCATTAATAATTGCACCACCAAAGGCGGGGAAAACAACTTTTATAAGCTCAATTGCTAATGCTTTAATAGAAGGTCAAAAAGATTCAGAAGTTTGGATATTATTAATTGATGAAAGACCAGAAGAGGTTACAGATATCAAAGAAAATGTTGAAGGAGCAACAGTTTTTGCATCAACATTTGATGATGATCCAAAAAATCATATAAAAGTAACAGAAGAAATAATTGAAAAAGCTAAAATGAAAGTTGAAGATGGGGAAAATGTAGTTATTTTATTAGATTCTTTAACTAGACTTGCAAGAGCATACAATATTGTGATGCCTTCAAGTGGAAAGTTACTTTCAGGAGGGATAGATCCAACAGCACTATATCATCCAAAAAACTTTTTTGGGGCAGCTAGAAATATAAAAGATGGGGGAAGTTTAACGATTATTGCTACAATTCTTGTTGACACAGGAAGTAAAATGGATGAAGTTATCTATGAAGAATTTAAGTCAACAGGAAATTGTGATATTTATTTAGATAGACAATTAGCTGAATTCAGAATTTTTCCTGCAATAGATATAACTAAATCAGGAACAAGAAAAGAAGAATTGCTTCTTAATAAAGGTCAAATAGATGATATTTGGAAGTTAAGAAGATTATTAAATGATTATGATAATAAGGTCAGTGCTACCTCAGCACTGATAAAGGCAATAAAAACAACTAGAAACAATGATGAATTATTAACACAGCTCCCTAAGGTTCTGTACAAATAA
- the miaB gene encoding tRNA (N6-isopentenyl adenosine(37)-C2)-methylthiotransferase MiaB, with protein sequence MKKASIITYGCQMNVNESAKIKKIFQNLGYDVTEEIDNADAVFLNTCTVREGAATQIFGKLGELKALKEKRGTIIGVTGCFAQEQGEELVKKFPIIDIVMGNQNIGRIPQAIEKIENNESTHEVYTDNEDELPPRLDAEFGSDQTASISITYGCNNFCTFCIVPYVRGRERSVPLEEIVKDVEQYVKKGAKEIVLLGQNVNSYGKDFKNGDNFAKLLNEICKVEGDYIVRFVSPHPRDFTDDVIDVIAKNDKISKCLHLPLQSGSSQILKKMGRGYTKEKYLALVDKIKTKIPGVALTADIIVGFPGETEEDFLDTVDVVQKVSFDNSYMFMYSIRKGTKAATMDNQIEESVKKERLQRLMEVQNKCSFDESSKYQDRIVKVLVEGPSKKNKEVLSGRTSTNKVVLFKGDLALKGQFVNVKINECKTWTLYGEIV encoded by the coding sequence GTGAAAAAGGCATCAATCATCACTTATGGATGTCAAATGAACGTAAATGAAAGTGCAAAAATAAAAAAAATTTTTCAAAATTTAGGATATGATGTTACAGAAGAAATAGATAATGCGGATGCAGTTTTTTTAAATACCTGTACAGTAAGAGAAGGAGCAGCAACACAAATATTTGGTAAATTAGGAGAATTAAAAGCACTTAAAGAAAAAAGAGGGACTATAATAGGAGTTACAGGTTGTTTTGCACAAGAACAAGGTGAAGAACTTGTAAAAAAATTCCCAATAATAGATATAGTTATGGGAAATCAAAATATAGGAAGAATACCTCAAGCAATAGAAAAAATAGAAAATAATGAAAGTACTCATGAAGTATATACAGATAATGAAGATGAATTGCCACCAAGGCTGGATGCTGAATTTGGTTCAGATCAGACAGCTTCTATTTCAATTACTTATGGTTGCAATAATTTTTGTACTTTTTGTATAGTTCCCTATGTTAGAGGTAGAGAAAGATCTGTTCCTCTTGAAGAAATAGTAAAAGATGTGGAACAATATGTAAAAAAAGGTGCAAAAGAAATAGTTTTACTAGGACAAAATGTTAATTCATATGGAAAAGATTTTAAAAATGGAGATAATTTTGCAAAACTTTTAAATGAAATTTGTAAAGTTGAGGGAGATTATATAGTGAGATTTGTTTCTCCACATCCTAGAGATTTTACTGATGATGTTATTGATGTTATTGCAAAAAATGATAAGATATCAAAATGCTTACATTTACCTTTACAATCAGGCTCATCTCAAATATTAAAAAAGATGGGAAGAGGTTATACTAAGGAAAAATACTTAGCCTTAGTTGATAAAATTAAAACAAAGATTCCTGGTGTAGCTTTAACAGCTGATATTATAGTTGGTTTTCCAGGGGAAACAGAAGAAGACTTTTTAGATACTGTTGATGTGGTACAAAAAGTTAGTTTTGATAATTCATATATGTTTATGTACTCTATAAGAAAGGGAACAAAAGCAGCAACTATGGATAATCAAATAGAGGAATCTGTAAAAAAAGAAAGACTTCAAAGATTGATGGAAGTTCAAAATAAATGTTCTTTTGATGAAAGTAGTAAATATCAAGATAGAATTGTCAAAGTTTTAGTGGAAGGACCTAGTAAAAAGAATAAAGAAGTTTTATCTGGAAGGACTTCAACAAATAAGGTTGTACTTTTTAAAGGAGATTTAGCTTTAAAGGGTCAATTTGTAAATGTAAAAATTAATGAATGTAAAACTTGGACATTATATGGAGAAATAGTTTAG
- a CDS encoding flavodoxin → MKTVGIFFGTTGGKTQEVVDIIAAQLGDAQVFDVANGVAEMEVFDNIIMASPTYGMGELQDDWSSVIDEVADMDFSGKVVAFVGVGDAAIFGANYVESMKHFYDAVEPKGAKIVGFTSTDGYDFEASEAVIDGDKFMGLAIDASFDTDEITSKVEDWLENKVKDELL, encoded by the coding sequence ATGAAAACAGTTGGTATATTTTTTGGAACTACAGGAGGAAAAACTCAAGAAGTTGTTGACATCATTGCTGCTCAATTAGGAGATGCACAAGTATTTGATGTTGCTAATGGTGTTGCTGAAATGGAAGTTTTTGATAACATTATAATGGCTTCTCCAACTTATGGAATGGGAGAACTACAAGATGATTGGTCTTCTGTTATTGATGAAGTTGCAGATATGGATTTCTCTGGAAAAGTTGTTGCATTTGTTGGTGTAGGAGATGCTGCAATATTTGGAGCTAACTATGTTGAATCTATGAAACATTTCTATGATGCTGTTGAACCTAAAGGAGCTAAAATAGTTGGATTTACTTCTACTGACGGATACGATTTTGAAGCTTCTGAAGCAGTTATTGATGGAGATAAATTTATGGGATTAGCTATAGATGCTTCATTTGATACTGATGAAATCACTTCAAAAGTTGAAGATTGGTTAGAAAACAAAGTTAAAGATGAATTACTATAA